Proteins encoded together in one Coffea arabica cultivar ET-39 chromosome 2c, Coffea Arabica ET-39 HiFi, whole genome shotgun sequence window:
- the LOC113723235 gene encoding G-type lectin S-receptor-like serine/threonine-protein kinase At1g61550, with protein sequence MDKASLLLLVFYNILFILPVCCASNDTITPSQPLKVGQTLISARQIFELGFFRPGNASELYVGIWYKFDPGRRIVWVANRENALSARDLASRLIISSDGNLKLLDGKQNTIWSTNASAHSNSTIAVLRDDGDFILEDNVSGATLWESFYYPSDTVLPNMTGMKNVSMSWENENDPAPGNFFNTLSDEKPPQAFTCNGTKPYWRGGPWNGWQFIGIPDATKGYANGMSLIPNNQTGAAYMTFSTFNESYIYIMVILPTGMLELLQWEGQQNQWNRLWAAPQHPCDVYGTCGPFTACSMSGSPICECLKGFYPQSNEEWSKGNWTSGCLRRTELMCTTNSSNLTYKASKPDGFWKLSQMKLPDHYLYLYDKTDQGGCSQWCLSNCSCLAYAYPDGIGCMVWVTHLVDIQQFSDGGEDLYLRLANSELGVKKRYTAIIISVLSISVGLLVGLLICCIKRWKANRRALRHSDTHIREQKSETSKCRIMKGFRIKCMVKSLFVSERNGTVRDISQEDVQEGPASAKGSSELPIINFNRVKRATNNFSEADKLGEGGFGAVYKGKLEDGQLIAVKRLSSHSGQGMEEFKNEVMLISKLQHRNLVRLLGCCIQGEEKIVILEYMKNKSLDKFLFDRTKRLKLDWAKRFNILQGIARGLLYLHRDSCLRIIHRDLKASNILLDDDMNPKISDFGLARTFRVTQELANTLRVVGTFGYMSPEYAMGGLFSEKSDVYSFGVLLLEIISSKKNTGFGYHEKYLNLLGYAWQLWNDCKAPELLDPSLADSCTPAEVIRCIQIGLLCVQDHAADRPTMSNVVLMLSSSESEMELPQPRQPTFTFQSLLESEHFQSGVCTFNVSTNEVSISLVEGR encoded by the exons ATGGATAAAGCTAGCTTATTGTTGCTTGTGTTTTATAACATACTCTTCATTTTACCAGTATGTTGTGCATCAAATGACACCATAACTCCATCCCAACCACTCAAAGTGGGACAAACTCTAATCTCTGCTAGGCAAATCTTTGAATTAGGCTTCTTCCGTCCTGGTAATGCAAGTGAATTGTATGTTGGAATCTGGTACAAGTTTGATCCTGGCCGTAGAATTGTTTGGGTTGCAAACAGAGAAAATGCACTCTCGGCGCGTGACCTGGCTTCAAGGCTGATAATCAGCAGCGACGGGAATCTAAAGCTTCTAGATGGGAAGCAAAATACTATCTGGTCAACTAATGCTTCCGCCCATTCTAATAGCACAATTGCAGTGCTTAGAGATGACGGTGATTTCATCCTTGAAGATAATGTTTCAGGGGCAACTCTATGGGAAAGCTTTTATTACCCTTCTGATACAGTTTTACCAAACATGACTGGAATGAAAAACGTCTCAATGTCCTGGGAAAATGAGAATGATCCAGCACCTGGGAACTTTTTTAATACACTTTCAGATGAAAAACCACCACAAGCTTTCACATGTAATGGCACCAAACCATACTGGAGAGGAGGGCCATGGAACGGATGGCAGTTCATTGGAATTCCAGATGCGACTAAAGGGTACGCAAATGGAATGAGTCTGATACCAAATAATCAAACGGGAGCTGCATATATGACTTTCAGCACTTTCAACGAGTCCTATATTTACATTATGGTAATTTTACCAACAGGTATGTTGGAACTACTGCAATGGGAAGGTCAACAAAATCAATGGAACCGGCTTTGGGCAGCACCTCAACATCCATGCGATGTATATGGAACTTGTGGACCCTTCACTGCTTGTAGCATGAGTGGATCTCCAATTTGCGAGTGCCTGAAAGGGTTCTATCCGCAATCTAATGAGGAATGGAGTAAGGGAAATTGGACAAGTGGATGTTTGCGGCGTACAGAGTTGATGTGCACTACGAACAGTAGCAACTTAACATATAAAGCATCGAAACCGGATGGCTTCTGGAAGCTCAGTCAGATGAAATTACCAGATCATTATCTGTATTTGTATGATAAGACTGACCAAGGGGGGTGTAGCCAATGGTGCCTGAGTAACTGCTCTTGTCTGGCTTATGCATATCCAGATGGTATAGGGTGTATGGTTTGGGTGACACATCTTGTTGACATTCAGCAATTCTCAGACGGTGGGGAAGATCTATATCTCCGCCTTGCTAATTCAGAGCTAG GAGTAAAAAAGCGATACACAGCAATCATCATCAGCGTCCTATCTATATCGGTTGGTTTACTTGTGGGCTTGTTGATATGTTGTATTAAGAGATGGAAAGCAAACAGAAGAG CACTTAGGCATTCAGACACACATATACGTGAACAAAAATCAGAGACAAGTAAATGCCGCATAATGAAGGGCTTCAGGATAAAGTGCATGGTAAAGAGTCTCTTTGTGTCCGAGAGAAACGGCACTGTGAGAGATATTTCGCAAGAAGATGTCCAGGAAGGTCCTGCATCAGCAAAGGGGTCATCCGAGCTTCCAATTATCAATTTTAATAGGGTAAAGAGAGCTACCAACAACTTCAGTGAAGCTGACAAGCTTGGTGAAGGAGGATTCGGTGCAGTTTACAAG GGGAAATTAGAAGATGGACAGCTAATAGCCGTGAAAAGGCTTTCAAGTCACTCAGGACAGGGCATGGAGGAGTTCAAGAATGAGGTTATGTTGATATCTAAACTTCAGCACAGAAATCTTGTAAGGCTGTTGGGTTGCTGCAttcaaggagaagaaaagataGTCATTCTTGAATACATGAAAAACAAAAGCTTGGACAAATTCCTCTTTG ACCGAACAAAAAGGTTGAAGCTAGATTGGGCAAAACGGTTCAACATACTTCAGGGCATTGCCAGAGGGCTTCTATATCTCCATCGAGATTCTTGTTTGAGAATCATTCACAGAGATTTGAAGGCCAGCAATATTCTCTTGGATGATGACATGAACCCCAAAATCTCAGACTTTGGGCTGGCACGAACTTTCCGAGTCACCCAAGAACTAGCTAACACTCTCAGAGTTGTGGGAACTTT CGGTTATATGTCTCCAGAATATGCCATGGGAGGCCTCTTTTCAGAAAAATCTGATGTTTATAGCTTCGGAGTTTTGCTGCTAGAGATTATCAGTAGCAAGAAGAACACTGGTTTTGGATATCATGAAAAATATTTGAACCTTCTTGGCTAT GCGTGGCAATTGTGGAACGATTGTAAAGCTCCAGAATTGCTGGATCCATCACTGGCGGATTCTTGCACCCCAGCAGAAGTAATAAGATGCATTCAAATTGGACTTCTTTGTGTTCAAGACCATGCTGCAGATCGGCCTACAATGTCAAATGTGGTACTGATGCTAAGCAGTTCTGAGAGTGAAATGGAACTTCCTCAACCAAGACAACCAACATTTACGTTTCAAAGCTTGCTAGAATCTGAGCATTTTCAATCAGGGGTTTGCACGTTCAATGTTTCCACAAATGAAGTTAGTATTTCATTGGTTGAAGGTCGATGA